ACGTGCATACCGACGGGCAACGCGCCCGCGCCTACCTGGGCGCCGTCGTGGAGGCCCCCGCGAAGTTCTACCCGCAGTTCACGGGCACGCAGAACCTGCAGGTGCACGCGAACCTGTCGGCCATGGCGCCGGGCGGCCGCAAGATCAGCCGCGACCGCATCCGCGAGGTGCTGGCCCTGCTGGAACTGACCCGCATGGCCGACCGGCGCGTGCAGGAGTACTCGCTGGGGCAGCGGCAACGGCTGGGCGTGGCGAGCGCCATGCTGGCCGAACCGAAAGTCCTGATCCTGGACGAACCCACCAGTGGCCTGGACCCGCTGGGCATCGGCCTGATCCACCGGATCGTGACCAGTCTGGCCACCAGTGGCTGCGCGGTCGTCCTGAGCACCCACCACCTGCGTGAGATCGCCACGTACGCGCACACGGTCGGCATCCTGACCGGCGGGCGGCTGGTGGACACCGTGGACCTGCGCGCCCGGCAGGCCGCGTACCGCTTCCGGGTGGACGACCCGGTCGGCGCGGCCGCCGTGCTCGAACGCCTGCCGTTCGTGCGCCGCGTCAGCACCCGCACGCCGTACGCCATCGCGCACCTGGGCGGCGAATCCCGCGTGCCCGACGCCCTGTCTCACCTGAGCGCCGAGGGCATCCGGGTGTTCGAGGCCAGCCCGGACCACTTCGACCTGTACGAGTACTACCGCGAACGCGTGGAGCAAGCCTGATGATCCCTGACACCCAACACCGCACCGGCCGGGTGAGCGCATGCTGACCCTGCTGTCCCTGGAGTTCCGCAAGCTGTTCGGGGCGCGCAGCGTCCGGCTGGCGCTGCTGGTCACGTTCCTGATGCCGCTGCTGTGGGCGTTCGCGCCGCGCCTGAGCGCCCTGATTCAGGTGAACCTGGTCAGCGGGTGGCAACTGCCGGCCGTGAGTATCGGCGTGACCATCGGGTACCTGCTGCCGCTGTTCATTGCCGTGACGGTCGCCGAGATGATCG
This portion of the Deinococcus seoulensis genome encodes:
- a CDS encoding ABC transporter ATP-binding protein, giving the protein MTKQGAPAIPAIEVRGLYKKYGQNSVLEDVYLTVKPGEVYALTGPNGAGKTTLIRTMTGLAFPTDGEVRLLGRDVHTDGQRARAYLGAVVEAPAKFYPQFTGTQNLQVHANLSAMAPGGRKISRDRIREVLALLELTRMADRRVQEYSLGQRQRLGVASAMLAEPKVLILDEPTSGLDPLGIGLIHRIVTSLATSGCAVVLSTHHLREIATYAHTVGILTGGRLVDTVDLRARQAAYRFRVDDPVGAAAVLERLPFVRRVSTRTPYAIAHLGGESRVPDALSHLSAEGIRVFEASPDHFDLYEYYRERVEQA